A single genomic interval of Hemiscyllium ocellatum isolate sHemOce1 chromosome 37, sHemOce1.pat.X.cur, whole genome shotgun sequence harbors:
- the fndc10 gene encoding fibronectin type III domain-containing protein 10 gives MLLLLLPPLLLLLRWGEPRLQDGDALVGSSWNTSRAGLLRARAGAAGETGAPKSSEAEPQEEPGSGLEDSTCAYKVLLNGRGGGGGRICFRSTDSGFRCGPGSCRVYRSGPWLVANVLANSSVFLQWRPRSLRHLRGFQLNCSWSGLYTQFQCDSVQLGVSCRDYLLSSVHDSVEYRICLHTLYSGGGGRRDEECLQFRAEPAGMQDIVIAMTAVGGSICVMLVIICLLVAYITENIMHPAFGRPSAKRAREEHRLAAS, from the coding sequence ATGCTGCTCCTGCTGCTGCCGCCGCTGCTGCTGCTTCTGCGCTGGGGCGAACCCCGGCTCCAGGACGGGGACGCGCTGGTCGGCAGCTCCTGGAACACCAGCCGAGCCGGGCTGCTCAGAGCGCGGGCAGGAGCAGCAGGGGAGACCGGGGCGCCGAAGAGCAGCGAGGCGGAGCCGCAGGAGGAGCCGGGCAGCGGTCTGGAGGACAGCACTTGCGCCTACAAGGTGCTGCTGaacgggagaggaggaggagggggcagGATCTGCTTCAGGAGCACGGACAGCGGGTTCCGCTGCGGCCCGGGGAGCTGCCGGGTGTACCGCTCGGGCCCCTGGCTGGTGGCGAACGTCCTGGCGAACAGCAGCGTCTTCCTGCAGTGGCGGCCGCGGAGCCTGCGCCACCTTCGGGGCTTCCAGCTGAACTGCAGCTGGAGCGGCCTCTACACCCAGTTCCAGTGCGACAGCGTGCAGCTCGGGGTCTCCTGCCGGGACTACCTGCTCAGCAGCGTCCACGACAGCGTGGAGTACCGCATCTGCCTGCACACCCTGTACAGCGGCGGCGGCGGCCGGAGGGACGAGGAGTGCCTGCAGTTCCGCGCCGAGCCCGCCGGCATGCAGGACATTGTCATCGCCATGACCGCCGTCGGGGGCTCCATCTGCGTGATGCTGGTGATCATCTGCCTGCTGGTGGCCTACATCACCGAGAATATCATGCACCCCGCCTTCGGCCGGCCTTCCGCCAAGCGGGCACGCGAGGAGCACCGGCTCGCCGCTTCATAA